The Drosophila nasuta strain 15112-1781.00 chromosome 2L, ASM2355853v1, whole genome shotgun sequence genome window below encodes:
- the LOC132789429 gene encoding protein rolling stone-like: MPWLRQFSFYRRLSQLLWAALAALVQCRQRRVHPAGMRDPSSQCCCQPMLDEFQKSKFALHHDEPGDFCRSQWQRGDRSIIWLLYRWLFAAFFAGGVLASCIQHFNEGTWFIYLTDWGFVLCFYACTYGAVVATIYFIRPSYFESGSWALKIYWASHFTTTVLALMITLVFWTALYPSMAGGPIGLYNLWAHAFNSVCMLIDCFVVAFPTRLMHFIYPLVIGLTYGIFSLIYYFAGGTDYGGNHFIYFILDWERPGLAIGSVCGCIVLALIFCVMVFWIYRFRIWIYERCVQPPTEVMQTREAPEKVQRV, translated from the exons ATGCCATGGCTGCGACAGTTCTCATTCTATCGCCGTTTGAGCCAGCTGCTTTGGGCCGCTTTAGCAGCACTTGTCCAGTGCCGTCAACGTCGAGTTCATCCCGCCGGCATGCGCGACCCCAGCTCACAATGCTGTTGCCAGCCCATGCTGGATGAGTTCCAGAAGTCCAAGTTCGCGTTGCACCACGATGAGCCCGGTGATTTCTGTCGCTCCCAATGGCAGCGAGGCGATCGCTCCATCATCTGGCTTCTCTACCGCTGGCTCTTTGCAGCCTTCTTTGCTGGCGGTGTCCTGGCCAGTTGTATTCAGCACTTCAACGAGGGCACCTGGTTCATCTATCTGACGGATTGGGGCTTCGTCCTGTGCTTCTATGCCTGCACCTATGGCGCTGTTGTGGCCACCATATACTTCATTAGGCCCAGCTACTTTG AATCCGGCAGTTGGGCTCTTAAGATCTATTGGGCTTCGCACTTTACAACCACAGTGCTGGCTCTGATGATAACCTTGGTGTTTTGGACAGCGTTATATCCTA GCATGGCTGGTGGTCCAATTGGATTGTACAATCTTTGGGCGCATGCCTTCAATTCCGTTTGCATGCTCATCGATTGTTTCGTGGTCGCCTTTCCCACGCGCCTCATGCACTTCATCTATCCACTAGTCATTGGACTGACCTATGGCATATTTTCGCTCATCTATTATTTTGCTGGCGGCACAGACTA TGGTGGCAATCACTTTATCTACTTCATTCTGGATTGGGAGAGGCCAGGTTTGGCCATTGGCAGTGTTTGTGGCTGCATTGTATTGGCTCTAATATTTTGCGTAATGGTCTTCTGGATCTACCGCTTTAGAATATGGATCTATGAGCGATGCGTTCAACCCCCAACGGAAGTAATGCAAACTCGAGAGGCTCCGGAGAAAGTGCAACGCGTTTAA
- the LOC132789438 gene encoding protein rolling stone has translation MQFLKRFGKGLNKELQVKNFGFEYNHVHLFYKFLWQKNEVSTYYLLYRWIWALFFLAVYITCIILQFCEGKFFIYMTNWGFGMITITMLISAVMVTRWHFDLQNVRSLVNEAGQKGRTTWGLKIYWWLYNMSLLLALIISTIYWIFLNGRMNKPARFPAISAITHALNSIFILIDFMVVAFPLRLLHMVQTMVLAIVFFLFTLIYHLYGGTDEFNNHYVYPILDWNNPMRCLVTFIGVFLMIVCYWLILFGLHKLKQAFNRAFSVVWTPHSVGLI, from the exons atgcaatttcttAAAAGGTTCGGCAAGGGCCTCAACAAGGAGTTGCAAGTAAAGAATTTCGGCTTTGAATACAATCATGTGCATTTATTCTACAAGTTTCTG TGGCAAAAGAATGAGGTCAGCACATATTATTTACTATATCGCTGGATATGGGCGTTATTCTTTCTGGCCGTTTACATCACTTGCATCATTTTGCAATTCTGCGAAGGCAAATTCTTCATCTATATGACCAACTGGGGCTTCGGTATGATCACGATAACTATGCTGATATCCGCGGTGATGGTCACACGATGGCACTTCGATCTACAGAATGTGCGGAGTCTGGTAAACGAGGCGGGGCAAAAGGGGCGCACAACGTGGGGACTGAAGATCTATTGGTGGCTCTACAATATGTCTCTGCTATTGGCACTGATCATATCCACCATATACTGGATATTTCTAAATGGTCGCATGA ACAAACCAGCGCGATTTCCGGCGATTAGCGCTATAACACATGCGctcaattctatttttattctaATCGATTTTATGGTCGTCGCATTTCCGCTGCGACTGTTGCACATGGTGCAGACCATGGTCCTGGCGATTGTCTTCTTTTTGTTCACCCTCATCTACCATCTCTACGGCGGCACAGACGA ATTTAACAACCACTATGTCTATCCCATTTTGGACTGGAATAATCCAATGCGCTGCCTGGTGACCTTCATCGGAGTCTTCCTGATGATCGTTTGCTATTGGCTGATCCTCTTTGGTTTGCATAAGCTGAAGCAGGCCTTTAATCGCGCCTTCAGCGTTGTCTGGACGCCCCATTCAGTGGGTCTAATATAA
- the LOC132796918 gene encoding sex-regulated protein janus-B: MDMFRKLIVPTWRPTLCATRNFCCPDQVSKLVGFPEIKMGVGKLKYILAKVYIHGEEAHAKTVIRAVSSAKYHLKIYDALRKEAATKNLCTQCLGGGTIDHNLEKRFIKISGHSQTLGRADHDETKSILSDKYSDYKIHSESAPSD, encoded by the exons ATGGACATGTTTCGAAAATTAATTGTTCCCACATGGAGACCAACACTTTGTG CTACCCGCAACTTCTGCTGCCCTGATCAGGTGTCGAAACTTGTTGGCTTTCCGGAGATTAAGATGGGAGTTGGGAaactcaaatatattttagccAAAGTATATATTCATGGTGAGGAAGCTCATGCTAAGACGGTGATTCGTGCTGTGAGTTCAGCTAAATACCATC tAAAAATTTACGATGCGCTGCGAAAGGAAGCAGCTACCAAAAATCTTTGCACTCAATGCTTAGGAGGTGGAACTATAGATCATAATTTGGAGAAACGTTTCATTAAAATCTCTGGTCACTCTCAGACTTTGGGCAGAGCGGATCATGACGAAACCAAATCCATTCTGTCTGACAAATACTCAGACTATAAAATTCATTCTGAATCTGCACCCTCTGACTGA
- the LOC132791021 gene encoding adenylate kinase isoenzyme 5 isoform X2, whose amino-acid sequence MGICLDTDASAAQDTGEPGNDWNHTRNQDGQNAAAGNAMAMKANGRLGSANIGAIDMQNAGKIKFDPPKVPVIFVLGGPGSGKVTHCDTFMQERRGVTHINMMDLLQQYAMGNDMQDFSQLSSKTVTEVLMLEMKMAPAAKAYLISGYPRSMRDVVEYSEKIQVVNGVILISWRQSVLQKQIDYGAKLGHVVLSLAKMELENFFKNVMPVADYFDQSDMLLAVNGERAPTEVYKDFRTAVLDILSALENQEAMLNGVTDRRSIADQNQNAPADAADDRNVTNAVISHIAANAATAAATLRTGGTTADDDSGVVVTQQPKLSHAGTSMDASDEPEPAIPPIIWVIGGPGSNKATLCLKAVGLNPGWSHISVGRLLRNITDTAPRANTESYAVKEALAAGEMAPEKTLNQLLDNNIRQLRGKTGIIIDGYPRNLQQVKYFENKYKQIPPTILLDCSKLQLGRGRIDDTVSSFRRRLELFREQTLPMLKTMDTSNRLQIVDGDTDSPSVQREFERLIRNHIQQLTNKVPEGEDVIESLGNHVMRNEQTDAILHDLETNVPGSVPTISHHVSMMNGHLKNRGSALAGAKRPTQMMNGHAPGRPGTGPVAPLAQPVDFRHMLEEAERYPVDSYM is encoded by the exons ATGGGTATTTGTTTAGACACAG ATGCCAGCGCGGCACAAGATACCGGCGAACCAGGCAACGATTGGAATCATACACGAAATCAAGATGGCCAAAATGCCGCAGCTGGCAACGCAATGGCAATGAAAGCCAATGGCCGTCTTGGTTCGGCCAATATCGGCGCTATCGATATGCAAAATGCTGGAAAAATCAAATTCGATCCGCCAAAAGTGCCAGTGATATTTGTTTTAGGAGGCCCAGGTAGTGGAAAGGTCACCCATTGCGATACCTTTATGCAGGAGCGACGCGGCGTTACGCACATCAATATGATGGATTTGCTGCAGCAATATGCAATGGGAAATG ATATGCAAGACTTTTCGCAACTATCGTCGAAAACAGTCACCGAAGTGTTGAtgttggaaatgaaaatggctCCAGCTGCCAAAGCCTACCTGATATCAGGATATCCACGTTCCATGCGCGACGTTGTTGAATATTCAGAGAAG ATACAAGTCGTTAATGGGGTTATCCTAATATCTTGGCGTCAATCTGTGCTACAGAAACAAATTGATTATGGCGCTAAATTAGGTCATGTTGTACTCTCCTTAGCCAAAATGGAATTGGAAAATTTCTTCAAAAATGTGATGCCAGTTGCCGACTATTTTGATCAGAGTGATATGCTGTTGGCC GTAAATGGCGAGCGGGCACCGACAGAGGTATATAAAGACTTTCGCACCGCAGTGCTAGACATATTGAGCGCGCTAGAGAATCAAGAGGCCATGCTGAACGGAGTTACAG ATCGCAGGTCAATTGCCGATCAGAATCAGAATGCTCCTGCAGATGCTGCAGATGATCGCAATGTCACGAACGCTGTGATATCTCACATAGCCGCCAATGCGGccacagcagcggcaacactTCGAACAGGCGGCACAACTGCGGACGATGACAGTGGCGTGGTTGTCACCCAACAGCCCAAGCTCAGCCATGCCGGCACCAGCATGGATGCCAGCGATGAACCCGAGCCAGCAATTCCGCCCATCATTTGGGTGATCGGTGGCCCGGGCAGCAATAAGGCGACGCTCTGCCTGAAGGCAGTTGGCCTCAATCCAGGCTGGTCGCACATCAG CGTGGGACGACTTCTTCGGAATATTACGGATACTGCGCCACGTGCCAATACCGAGAGCTATGCGGTCAAGGAAGCTCTGGCTGCAGGCGAGATGGCTCCAGAGAAGACACTGAATCAGCTGCTGGACAATAACATTCGGCAGTTGCGTGGCAAAACTGGCATCATCATCGACGGCTATCCGCGAAACCTGCAACAAGTCAAATACTTTGAGAACAAG TACAAACAAATTCCGCCCACAATCCTGCTGGACTGTTCAAAGCTGCAACTGGGACGCGGACGAATTGACGACACTGTTTCCTCTTTTCGACGACGCCTGGAGCTGTTTCGTGAACAGACGCTGCCCATGCTTAAAACTATGGATACAAGCAATCGACTGCAGATT GTGGATGGGGATACGGATAGCCCCTCCGTACAGCGGGAGTTTGAACGACTCATACGCAATCACATACAACAGTTGACCAATAAGGTGCCTGAAGGTGAAGACGTCATTGAGTCGCTGGGCAATCATGTGATGCGCAACGAGCAGACCGATGCAATACTGCACGATCTGGAGACGAACGTGCCGGGATCTGTGCCCACGATCAGCCACCATGTGAGCATGATGAATGGTCACCTAAAGAACCGGGGCAGTGCATTAGCTGGTGCTAAACGACCCACCCAGATGATGAACGGCCATGCACCGGGACGACCTGGTACTGGACCTGTAGCACCTCTTGCCCAACCTGTTGATTTTCGGCACATGCTCGAAGAGGCCGAACGATATCCGGTGGACTCGTATATGTAG
- the LOC132791021 gene encoding adenylate kinase isoenzyme 5 isoform X1, whose product MGICLDTDASAAQDTGEPGNDWNHTRNQDGQNAAAGNAMAMKANGRLGSANIGAIDMQNAGKIKFDPPKVPVIFVLGGPGSGKVTHCDTFMQERRGVTHINMMDLLQQYAMGNDMQDFSQLSSKTVTEVLMLEMKMAPAAKAYLISGYPRSMRDVVEYSEKIQVVNGVILISWRQSVLQKQIDYGAKLGHVVLSLAKMELENFFKNVMPVADYFDQSDMLLAVNGERAPTEVYKDFRTAVLDILSALENQEAMLNGVTGMGRGIHDIPGSIVSVDTAPSQPPVTVDRRSIADQNQNAPADAADDRNVTNAVISHIAANAATAAATLRTGGTTADDDSGVVVTQQPKLSHAGTSMDASDEPEPAIPPIIWVIGGPGSNKATLCLKAVGLNPGWSHISVGRLLRNITDTAPRANTESYAVKEALAAGEMAPEKTLNQLLDNNIRQLRGKTGIIIDGYPRNLQQVKYFENKYKQIPPTILLDCSKLQLGRGRIDDTVSSFRRRLELFREQTLPMLKTMDTSNRLQIVDGDTDSPSVQREFERLIRNHIQQLTNKVPEGEDVIESLGNHVMRNEQTDAILHDLETNVPGSVPTISHHVSMMNGHLKNRGSALAGAKRPTQMMNGHAPGRPGTGPVAPLAQPVDFRHMLEEAERYPVDSYM is encoded by the exons ATGGGTATTTGTTTAGACACAG ATGCCAGCGCGGCACAAGATACCGGCGAACCAGGCAACGATTGGAATCATACACGAAATCAAGATGGCCAAAATGCCGCAGCTGGCAACGCAATGGCAATGAAAGCCAATGGCCGTCTTGGTTCGGCCAATATCGGCGCTATCGATATGCAAAATGCTGGAAAAATCAAATTCGATCCGCCAAAAGTGCCAGTGATATTTGTTTTAGGAGGCCCAGGTAGTGGAAAGGTCACCCATTGCGATACCTTTATGCAGGAGCGACGCGGCGTTACGCACATCAATATGATGGATTTGCTGCAGCAATATGCAATGGGAAATG ATATGCAAGACTTTTCGCAACTATCGTCGAAAACAGTCACCGAAGTGTTGAtgttggaaatgaaaatggctCCAGCTGCCAAAGCCTACCTGATATCAGGATATCCACGTTCCATGCGCGACGTTGTTGAATATTCAGAGAAG ATACAAGTCGTTAATGGGGTTATCCTAATATCTTGGCGTCAATCTGTGCTACAGAAACAAATTGATTATGGCGCTAAATTAGGTCATGTTGTACTCTCCTTAGCCAAAATGGAATTGGAAAATTTCTTCAAAAATGTGATGCCAGTTGCCGACTATTTTGATCAGAGTGATATGCTGTTGGCC GTAAATGGCGAGCGGGCACCGACAGAGGTATATAAAGACTTTCGCACCGCAGTGCTAGACATATTGAGCGCGCTAGAGAATCAAGAGGCCATGCTGAACGGAGTTACAGGTATGGGCAGAGGGATACATGATATACCCGGCAGTATTGTTAGCGTAGACACCGCACCTAGTCAACCCCCAGTCACTGTAGATCGCAGGTCAATTGCCGATCAGAATCAGAATGCTCCTGCAGATGCTGCAGATGATCGCAATGTCACGAACGCTGTGATATCTCACATAGCCGCCAATGCGGccacagcagcggcaacactTCGAACAGGCGGCACAACTGCGGACGATGACAGTGGCGTGGTTGTCACCCAACAGCCCAAGCTCAGCCATGCCGGCACCAGCATGGATGCCAGCGATGAACCCGAGCCAGCAATTCCGCCCATCATTTGGGTGATCGGTGGCCCGGGCAGCAATAAGGCGACGCTCTGCCTGAAGGCAGTTGGCCTCAATCCAGGCTGGTCGCACATCAG CGTGGGACGACTTCTTCGGAATATTACGGATACTGCGCCACGTGCCAATACCGAGAGCTATGCGGTCAAGGAAGCTCTGGCTGCAGGCGAGATGGCTCCAGAGAAGACACTGAATCAGCTGCTGGACAATAACATTCGGCAGTTGCGTGGCAAAACTGGCATCATCATCGACGGCTATCCGCGAAACCTGCAACAAGTCAAATACTTTGAGAACAAG TACAAACAAATTCCGCCCACAATCCTGCTGGACTGTTCAAAGCTGCAACTGGGACGCGGACGAATTGACGACACTGTTTCCTCTTTTCGACGACGCCTGGAGCTGTTTCGTGAACAGACGCTGCCCATGCTTAAAACTATGGATACAAGCAATCGACTGCAGATT GTGGATGGGGATACGGATAGCCCCTCCGTACAGCGGGAGTTTGAACGACTCATACGCAATCACATACAACAGTTGACCAATAAGGTGCCTGAAGGTGAAGACGTCATTGAGTCGCTGGGCAATCATGTGATGCGCAACGAGCAGACCGATGCAATACTGCACGATCTGGAGACGAACGTGCCGGGATCTGTGCCCACGATCAGCCACCATGTGAGCATGATGAATGGTCACCTAAAGAACCGGGGCAGTGCATTAGCTGGTGCTAAACGACCCACCCAGATGATGAACGGCCATGCACCGGGACGACCTGGTACTGGACCTGTAGCACCTCTTGCCCAACCTGTTGATTTTCGGCACATGCTCGAAGAGGCCGAACGATATCCGGTGGACTCGTATATGTAG
- the LOC132789424 gene encoding COP9 signalosome complex subunit 2 — MSDNDDDFMCDDDEDYGLEYSEDSNSEPDVDLENQYYNSKSLKEEEPKAALASFQKVLDLENGEKGEWGFKALKQMIKINFRLCNYEEMMVRYKQLLTYIKSAVTRNHSEKSINSILDYISTSKNMALLQNFYETTLDALRDAKNDRLWFKTNTKLGKLYFDRSDFTKLQKILKQLHSSCQTDDGEDDLKKGTQLLEIYALEIQMYTVQKNNKKLKALYEQSLHIKSAIPHPLIMGVIRECGGKMHLREGEFEKAHTDFFEAFKNYDESGSPRRTTCLKYLVLANMLMKSGINPFDSQEAKPYKNDPEILAMTNLVNSYQNNDINEFETILRQHRSNIMADQFIREHIEDLLRNIRTQVLIKLIKPYKNIAIPFIANALNIEPAEVESLLVSCILDDTIKGRIDQVNQVLQLDKVNSSASRYNALEKWSNQIQSLQFAVVQKMA, encoded by the exons GAATACTCCGAGGACAGCAATTCAGAACCGGACGTGGATCTGGAGAATCAATACTACAACAGCAAGTCACTGAAGGAAGAGGAACCTAAAGCGGCGCTCGCCAGTTTTCAAAAGGTGCTCGATTTGGAGAATGGTGAGAAGGGTGAATGGGGCTTCAAGGCGCTGAAGCAGATGATCAAAATCAACTTTAGACTG TGCAACTATGAGGAAATGATGGTGCGTTACAAGCAGCTACTCACCTACATTAAGAGCGCAGTCACTCGCAACCACTCTGAGAAAAGCATCAACTCTATACTGGATTATATATCAACCTCGAAGAAT ATGGCGCTGCTGCAGAACTTCTACGAGACAACTTTGGATGCACTGCGCGATGCTAAGAACGATCGCTTGTGGTTCAAGACCAACACTAAGCTGGGAAAGCTTTATTTCGATCGCAGTGACTTCACCAAACTGCAAAAGATACTCAAACAACTGCACTCCAGCTGTCAGACAGACGATGGAGAGGATGATCTCAAGAAGGGTACGCAATTGCTGGAGATTTACGCGTTGGAAATTCAAATGTACACAGtgcaaaagaacaacaaaaagctcAAGGCTCTCTATGAACAATCTTTGCACATCAAGTCCGCTATTCCACATCCTCTCATTATGGGCGTCATACGTGAGTGTGGCGGCAAAATGCATCTGCGTGAAGGAGAATTTGAGAAAGCACACACTGATTTCTTTGAGGCATTCAAAAACTACGATGAGAGCGGTTCCCCAAGGCGCACCACATGCCTTAAATACTTGGTGCTAGCTAATAT GTTGATGAAATCCGGCATTAATCCATTTGACTCGCAGGAGGCAAAACCATATAAGAATGATCCAGAGATTTTGGCCATGACAAACCTGGTTAATTCCTATCAGAACAATGACATCAACGAGTTTGAGACTATTCTGCGTCAACATCGCAGCAATATTATGGCTGATCAATTCATCCGCGAACACATCGAAGACTTGCTGCGCAACATTCGCACTCAGGTGCTCATTAAACTGATTAAACCATACAAGAACATAGCCATACCCTTCATAGCCAATGCACTCAACATTGAGCCCGCCGAGGTGGAGAGTCTGCTAGTTTCCTGCATTTTGGATGA TACCATCAAGGGACGCATCGACCAAGTGAATCAAGTTCTGCAGTTGGACAAAGTTAACAGCAGCGCTTCAAGATATAATGCACTGGAGAAATGGTCCAACCAAATCCAATCGCTACAGTTTGCTGTGGTACAGAAAATGGCTTAG
- the LOC132789445 gene encoding protein rolling stone-like: MRDQSQECCCQPMLDEFHKSKFSLHHEKPADFCRSQWQRGQRSYIWLIYRWCLAAFFAGGWLGSVIETFNDGKWFIYLTDWGFTLVTYACIFGAVITTIYFNNPNYFKPGSCCLKIYWASHFTATVLALVITFVYWTTIHPNIEDEVDLYNIWEHALNSVFMFIDFFLVAFPTHIMHFVFPICVGLIYALFSLIYYFAGGLDIFGEHYIYFILDWERPGLAIGSLCIVYVLLLIFCVVVFWMYRLRLWIFRRHMKPQTREIIQRPAPNTV, from the exons ATGCGTGATCAGAGCCAGGAATGCTGCTGCCAGCCCATGCTGGATGAGTTCCATAAGTCCAAGTTCTCATTGCACCATGAGAAACCCGCTGATTTCTGTCGTTCCCAATGGCAGCGAGGGCAACGATCCTACATATGGTTAATATATCGATGGTGTTTGGCGGCCTTTTTTGCTGGCGGATGGTTGGGAAGCGTTATTGAAACCTTTAATGATGGGAAATGGTTCATTTATTTGACGGACTGGGGGTTTACCTTGGTCACTTATGCCTGCATCTTTGGAGCTGTGATAACAACAATATACTTCAATAATCCCAATTATTTCA AACCCGGCAGTTGCTGCCTTAAAATTTATTGGGCCTCGCACTTTACGGCCACAGTGTTGGCCCTGGTAATAACATTCGTCTATTGGACGACTATTCACCCAA ATATTGAGGACGAAGTCGATCTTTATAACATTTGGGAACATGCTCTCAATTCAGTTTTcatgtttattgattttttccTGGTGGCTTTTCCCACGCACATCATGCACTTTGTCTTTCCAATCTGTGTGGGTCTGATCTATGCCCTCTTCTCGCTTATCTACTATTTTGCAGGTGGCTTAGACAT TTTTGGCGAACACTACATTTACTTTATCCTGGACTGGGAGAGGCCTGGCTTGGCAATTGGCAGTCTTTGCATAGTTTATGTCTTACTTCTTATCTTCTGTGTGGTCGTATTTTGGATGTACAGATTAAGATTATGGATATTCAGACGTCACATGAAGCCGCAAACTAGAGAAATAATACAAAGGCCAGCTCCAAACACCGTTTAA
- the LOC132796893 gene encoding protein rolling stone, with protein MTKLQVIVHPVRKEFRRKRCGFDHDTPDDFVKSQWQTCTKSMAYLFYRWFMALFFIGVVIESMWPQADDETSYWLYFIYMTNWGIWMCMLTNLLGAILVTIWHYHPEYSDKLLNMEAWLSPFRIYWSMHIITLVLSIVITIIYWSILYDANESALDATNVLTHGFNSICMFIDLWIVAHPLRLLHAFLPVVFGVIYAIFSYIYQMCGGINKKGKPYIYHVIDWSQPRNAFITVLGVLVLSCCIYALLFVFFKLRLFLSRSCRQGSFVLPTTSSKQSGKAVDDKQTTQNGIQHSSSRISMVLGNYAGYENQAYSPSTGDPAPKN; from the exons ATGACGAAGCTTCAAGTAATTGTTCATCCAGTAAGGAAAGAATTTCGACGTAAACGTTGCGGCTTTGATCATGATACTCCCGATGATTTTGTCAAATCCCAG TGGCAAACCTGTACAAAGAGCATGGCATATTTATTCTATCGCTGGTTTATGGCCCTCTTCTTTATTGGCGTCGTCATCGAGTCCATGTGGCCCCAGGCCGATGATGAGACTAGCTACTGGCTTTACTTCATCTATATGACTAATTGGGGCATTTGGATGTGTATGTTAACCAATTTGCTTGGGGCCATACTGGTTACCATATGGCACTATCATCCAGAGTATTCGG ATAAACTTCTTAATATGGAGGCTTGGTTGAGTCCCTTTAGAATTTACTGGAGCATGCATATTATAACGCTGgtactatcgatagttatcACCATCATCTATTGGAGCATTCTATATGATG CTAATGAAAGTGCATTGGATGCTACCAATGTTCTTACCCATGGCTTCAACTCGATTTGCATGTTTATCGACCTCTGGATTGTGGCCCATCCATTGCGATTACTCCACGCATTCCTCCCAGTCGTGTTCGGTGTCATCTATGCCATCTTTTCGTATATTTACCAAATGTGCGGAGGCATTAACAA GAAGGGGAAACCTTATATCTATCACGTGATTGACTGGAGTCAACCGAGAAATGCATTCATTACCGTCTTGGGAGTCCTGGTGCTCTCCTGCTGTATCTATGCCTTGCTCTTCGTCTTCTTCAAGCTGCGACTCTTCCTTTCACGCAGTTGCCGCCAGGGAAGCTTCGTGCTGCCAACGACGAGTAGCAAACAGTCTGGCAAGGCTGTCGATGACAAGCAGACAACACAGAATGGTATTCAGCACTCGTCCTCCAGGATCTCCATGGTATTGGGCAACTATGCTGGATATGAGAATCAGGCCTATTCTCCAAGCACTGGAGATCCGGCTCCAAAGAATTAA